From a region of the Cucumis sativus cultivar 9930 chromosome 6, Cucumber_9930_V3, whole genome shotgun sequence genome:
- the LOC101206984 gene encoding MACPF domain-containing protein At4g24290, which translates to MIRILSGQIWGQVKFSDLYLLLLLLFLLLLPPLTFLNLIPFAWFLPFFVVDHQLTSSFDDLAVGGSAMLSPEKSVEVRALDCLGRGFDLTNDFRLKFVKGNGGGGRRLVVVDDVNKRDMVFPDGAVVRGVSQDIRCDKGDRIRFKSDVLQFNQMSETLNQKSSIQGKVPSGYFNSMFDLSGDWFHDAADANYLAFDGYFIALYYLHLTASPLVLQDEVKKAVPSNWDPASLARFIQTYGTHIIVGTAIGGQDLISVRQRPSSPIPPAEVRRHLEDLGDILFSDKRSPSTLQRRRDGKVPEIFTRILQSSSIQLTSISETSSKDGITLICSKRGGDPFLHSHTSWLQTVSSKPEVILFKFVPITSLLTGVAGSGYLSHAINLYLRYKPSLGDLQYFLEFQIPTQWAPNFCELPLGHQRKKASCPTLQFTFMSPRTYVTSTQVTSSTKPLVGLRLYLEGKRSNWLALHVQHLTSLPKVMARLMGSSDVSSRSRWLGSDDSHSNSQFLEAVKWKSYSNVCTSVVRHDPNWLQQDGDGVYIVTGAQLLTKGKWPKTILHLRLQFTHLPNCAIRRTEWAAAPETGRKSTFLTNLSTTFTFTQRAAGDKKKQVPGALNSGVYGEAPPVPVRSKKLLKYVDTAEVVRGPHDAPGHWLVTAAKLVTEGGKIGLNVKFALLDYNS; encoded by the exons ATGATTCGTATTTTATCTGGTCAAATTTGGGGGCAGGTCAAATTTTCAGATCTGTACCTACTTCTTTTacttctatttcttcttcttcttcctcctctgaCCTTTTTGAATCTTATCCCATTCGCCTGGTTTCTCCCATTCTTTGTTGTTGATCATCAACTCACATCATCCTTCGACGACCTTGCTGTTGGAGGTTCCGCGATGCTCTCGCCCGAGAAATCTGTTGAGGTTCGAGCTTTGGACTGTTTGGGGCGAGGGTTTGATCTGACCAATGATTTTAGGTTGAAATTTGTTAAGGGAAATGGTGGTGGTGGACGGAGGTTGGTGGTCGTCGACGATGTTAACAAAAGGGATATGGTGTTTCCGGATGGAGCTGTTGTTCGGGGAGTTTCTCAGGATATTCGTTGCGATAAAGGAGATCGAATTCGCTTCAAATCTGATGTTCTTCAGTTCAATCAG ATGTCTGAGACTTTGAATCAGAAATCTTCCATACAAGGAAAAGTTCCTTCGGGCTATTTTAACTCTATGTTTGATTTGAGTGGAGACTGGTTCCATGATGCTGCCGATGCGAATTATCTTGCTTTTGATGGTTATTTTATTGCACTATACTATTTGCACTTAACGGCATCTCCCCTTGTATTGCAAGACGAAGTGAAGAAAGCTGTTCCATCTAATTGGGATCCAGCATCTTTGGCCAG GTTCATACAGACATATGGAACACATATAATAGTAGGAACGGCCATTGGTGGTCAAGATTTGATTTCAGTACGGCAGAGACCTTCCTCGCCAATACCTCCTGCTGAGGTTCGGAGGCATTTGGAGGATCTTGGAGACATTTTATTCTCCGATAAAAGAAGTCCCTCTACTCTGCAGAGGAGAAGAGATGGAAAG GTTCCAGAAATATTCACACGAATTTTGCAGTCAAGTTCTATACAGTTGACCAGTATTTCAGAAACATCAAGCAAGGAT GGAATCACCTTAATTTGTTCCAAGAGAGGAGGGGATCCCTTCCTACACAGTCATACTAGCTGGCTTCAAACTGTTAGCTCAAAACCGGAGGTTAtcttattcaaatttgtacCAATTACTTCTCTTCTTACTGGGGTTGCAGGCAGTGGTTATCTTAGCCATGCAATAAACTTGTACTTACGCT ATAAACCTTCTTTGGGGGACTTGCAATACTTCTTGGAGTTCCAAATTCCAACACAATGGGCACCAAACTTCTGTGAGTTGCCTCTTGGGCATCAGAGGAAGAAGGCTTCTTGTCCCACCCTGCAGTTCACTTTTATGAGTCCCAGGACTTACGTTACCTCCACCCAg GTCACAAGTAGCACGAAACCATTAGTTGGCCTTCGTCTGTATTTAGAAGGGAAGAGATCCAATTGGTTGGCTTTACATGTACAACATCTAACCAGCCTTCCCAAAGTCATGGCTAGATTGATGGGCTCATCCGATGTATCAAGTCGAAGTCGGTGGCTTGGCTCTGATGACAGCCACTCCAATAGCCAATTCCTTGAAGCTGTTAAATGGAAAAGCTATTCAAATGTGTGCACTTCAGTCGTCAGGCATGATCCCAACTGGTTGCAGCAAGATGGAGATGGTGTTTACATTGTAACAGGAGCCCAGCTACTCACGAAAGGGAAATGGCCCAAGACAATACTTCATCTCCGCCTGCAGTTCACTCACTTGCCTAATTGTGCCATTCGAAGAACCGAGTGGGCTGCTGCCCCTGAAACTGGTCGGAAGTCGACTTTCCTCACAAATTTGAGCACAACATTTACATTCACACAGCGAGCTGCTGGTGATAAAAAGAAGCAGGTCCCAGGTGCTCTGAACTCTGGTGTCTATGGAGAGGCACCGCCAGTCCCAGTTCGATCAAAAAAGCTTCTCAAATATGTTGATACAGCTGAGGTGGTAAGGGGGCCACACGATGCTCCGGGACATTGGCTAGTAACAGCTGCTAAGTTGGTAACTGAGGGTGGTAAGATTGGTTTGAATGTAAAGTTTGCATTGTTAGATTATAATAGTTGA
- the LOC101209603 gene encoding sn1-specific diacylglycerol lipase beta isoform X4 produces the protein MDVLRWRSFYSTQDHAWKAHYSEIFDHGIREALCCLGRSKYLSVLEEDEVFSVAQLLGDLVTYRSTGTGHLEFLAGLALLQRHGQLVHTSENLIEAPIDKLEEAAVLHKFAEAAYTGPLLDFGRNPLSFPCAWVYRQGILTPWTRNKRPVLHGDNWWRGHAAAFLKYVKLPPEVLRRGRVNQAKCEAAYFVLVLHDVKCLVIAVRGTETPEDLITDGLCREYTLTEEDLDGLINCDHIQPSVKQRIMSSFPHHAHSGILEAARELYMQIEGNCRDHDGAGSESCGLLSSLLGPGCECDGYQVRIVGHSLGGAIAALLGLRLYSRCPSLHVYAYGPLPCVDSIIASACSEFVTSIVFNNEFSSRLSVGSIMRLRAAATKALSQDSKDKSTPIFQLARRFLYLSNYQRDVKEIMNSQSEKYPRQIEADDQGISSSYQQNETSAMKKEYQESSLLAKNQINANNITVEDDEFSNSDDLVSQIIEAVEGSENDNSTENFSEMYLPGLLIHIVPEKRRFTLPFLNSLRCQALTDDFKAYVANRENFKDINVSPSMLLDHLPWRCHAALQRLLDAQTAKGSLHETLNV, from the exons ATGGATGTTCTAAGGTGGAGATCATTTTATTCAACTCAAGATCATGCATGGAAAGCACATTACAGTGAGATATTTGACCATGGAATTCGTGAAGCATTATGCTGTTTGGGACGTTCCAAATACTT GAGTGTCCTGGAAGAAGATGAGGTCTTCTCAGTAGCACAATTATTGGGTGATCTTGTTACTTATCGCTCAACTGGCACTGGGCATTTGGAATTTTTAGCAG GTCTTGCTTTATTGCAGAGACATGGCCAACTGGTACACACTTCTGAAAATCTCATTGAGGCACCTATAGATAAACTTGAGGAGGCTGCTGTTCTTCATAAATTTGCTGAAGCAGCTTACACG GGGCCATTGCTTGATTTTGGAAGAAACCCACTCTCATTTCCTTGTGCATGGGTCTATCGACAAGGGATATTGACTCCATGGACTCGTAACAA GCGGCCTGTACTCCATGGTGATAACTGGTGGCGCGGCCATGCTGCAGCCTTTCTTAAATATGTCAAGTTACCACCTGAAGTACTTCGAAGAGGGCGTGTTAACCag GCAAAGTGTGAAGCTGCATACTTTGTTCTGGTTCTTCATGATGTGAAATGTTTGGTGATTGCCGTAAGAGGAACCGAGACACCTGAAGATCTCATAACTGATGGTCTATGTAGGGAATACACACTTACTGAGGAAGATTTGGATGGGCTGATTaa TTGTGACCATATTCAACCCAGTGTGAAGCAGAGGATTATGTCGTCCTTCCCGCACCATGCCCATTCGGGGATTCTTGAGGCTGCCAGGGAGTTATATATGCAAATTGAAGGAAATTGTAGAGATCATGATG GGGCAGGATCTGAATCGTGCGGTCTTCTTTCTTCATTGCTGGGTCCTGGGTGCGAATGTGATGGTTATCAGGTTCGCATTGTAGGGCATTCCTTAGGAGGAGCTATTGCAGCATTACTTGGACTAAGA TTATACAGTCGGTGTCCCAGCTTACATGTTTATGCATATGGGCCACTTCCGTGTGTAGATTCAATAATAGCAAGTGCTTGTTCAGAGTTCGTGACAAG TATTGTGTTCAACAATGAATTTTCATCTAGACTGTCAGTTGGATCGATTATGCGTCTTCGTGCAGCTGCAACTAAAGCACTGTCACAAGATAGCAAGGATAAGTCAACCCCAATTTTCCAGCTTGCTCGAAGATTCCTTTATTTAAGTAATTATCAGAGAGATgtgaaagaaataatgaatTCTCAATCAGAAAAGTATCCTAGGCAAATTGAGGCAGATGACCAGGGAATCTCCTCCAGTTATCAGCAGAACGAAACTAGTG CTATGAAGAAAGAATACCAAGAATCCTCTCTCCTGGCAAAGAATCAAATCAATGCAAATAATATCACAGTTGAAGATGATGAGTTCTCCAATTCTGATGATCTGGTATCTCAAATTATAGAAGCTGTTGAAGGATCTGAAAATGACAACTCAACTGAGAATTTCTCAGAGATGTACCTTCCAGGCCTTTTAATCCATATAGTTCCTGAAAAAAGAAGGTTCACTTTACCTTTCTTGAACAGCTTGAGGTGCCAAGCTCTTACAGATGATTTTAAAGCTTATGTTGCAAACAGAGAGAATTTCAAAGACATTAATGTATCACCTTCAATGCTCTTAGATCATCTTCCTTGGAG ATGTCACGCTGCTTTGCAAAGGCTTTTGGATGCACAAACTGCCAAAGGTTCACTTCATGAAACTCTGAATGTGTAA
- the LOC101206602 gene encoding protein TRIGALACTOSYLDIACYLGLYCEROL 1, chloroplastic, translating to MQIACQPHPLVYFSVRSISKRQDGWRNVQNLHSRNFVKLVLLEPQMHKFAMSLCKNRLHAIPNAEDGDPSASMSEDINSNPVLDSIAGELWNKWSPPKYLWRGLSVLFLTGQVIMRTLKGKVHWKNTLQQLERVGPRSVGVCLLTSAFVGMAFTIQFVREFTRLGLNRSVGGVLALAFSRELSPVITSIVVAGRIGSSYAAELGTMQVSEQTDTLRVLGSNPVDYLVTPRVIASCIALPILTLMCFTVGMASSALLADSVYGVSINIILDSAMRALKSWDIISAMIKSQVFGAIISIVSCAWGITTSGGAKGVGESTTSAVVISLVGIFIADFTLSCFFFQGAGDSLKNCM from the exons ATGCAAATAGCTTGTCAACCCCATCCACTTGTTTACTTCTCAGTAAG AAGCATCTCTAAGAGACAAGATGGATGGAGGAATGTACAAAACTTGCATTCAAGAAACTTTGTTAAGCTTGTATTGCTGGAACCTCAGATGCATAAATTCGCTATGTCTCTATGCAAAAACAGATTGCATGCAATCCCAAATGCTGAAGATGGGGACCCATCTGCCTCTATGTCAGAAGACATCAATTCGAATCCGGTGCTTGATTCTATAGCAGGAGAGTTGTGGAATAAATGGTCACCTCCAAAATACCTATGGAGGGGGCTATCAGTTCTTTTTCTAACTGGGCAGGTGATTATGAGGACTTTAAAGGGTAAAGTCCATTGGAAAAATACTCTCCAACAGCTAGAGAGAGTAGGGCCAAGATCTGTAGGGGTTTGCCTTCTAACATCTGCATTTGTTGGCATGGCATTTACTATCCAGTTTGTTAGAGAATTTACTAGATTAGGATTAAACAGGTCTGTTGGTGGTGTATTAGCTCTGGCATTCTCAAGGGAGCTAAGTCCTGTCATTACATCGATTGTGGTTGCCGGGAGAATTGGAAGTTCATATGCTGCAGAATTAGGAACAATGCAGGTGTCTGAACAAACAGACACGTTAAGAGTCTTGGGTTCGAACCCTGTTGATTATCTCGTCACTCCAAGAGTTATAGCCTCCTGCATTGCTCTTCCAATTCTAACTTTAATGTGTTTCACAGTTGGGATGGCATCAAGTGCCCTTTTGGCTGACAGTGTTTATGGTGTTAGCATCAACATTATCCTTGACTCAGCTATGAGAGCTCTAAAATCTTGGGATATTATCAGTGCAATGATCAAATCGCAGGTTTTCGGTGCTATTATATCAATTGTAAGCTGCGCTTGGGGTATTACTACTTCAGGGGGTGCTAAGGGGGTCGGGGAGTCCACAACATCAGCCGTTGTCATCTCTCTTGTTGGCATATTTATTGCTGATTTCACactttcttgtttcttcttccagGGAGCTGGAGATTCCCTAAAGAACTGTATGTAA